ATAATACACATGAAATTACTTCAACCATTTCATCATTTGCGGAATTGAGATCAATAATAATTACTTGGGACTTCTTTTTTTTCTCACAAATAATGCTCCAATTGTTATCGTCAGATGAAAGCAGAGATTCCAAGTTGTCAATTCTTGTCTTAATGTTATTTATTGTCCGTCAAATCATAATGTTTTGGTTTAGCACTGTCCATTAAATGCCCTGTAAGGGAAGTACAAACGATGTGTGACCGCTTTAAGGAGCAACATCGCTGTGTACCTTGTTGTCGATATCCTTATTATATTCATTAAATATTGTATCTTCCAAGGATTTCCAGTCTGATTCTATAACAACAGCACTTGCAGACTCTTTGCACTCAAGTAAAAGTGTGTATATATAAAAATAGTCTTTTATTATCTTGAACAACTCACCAAAGTCCTGCTTACTCCATTCTAATATTTCTTCCAATCCAACTTCTGATAAAATGATTTGTGAAACATCATTAGTCAATTTAATATACTCATTTTGAGTAGGGAAATTTTCAGGATAAATTTCCTCCAAGTGTTTCAATTTTTCAATAATTTTGCTTGAGTTTATGCTAAATAAACTGTTTTCTTTTACAGCCTCAATGAATAATATGCTTTGTGAACATGCTTTATTGTTTCTTAATTCCCACAAAGTTTCCTCATGCTCACTAAAAACTTCTTTATATATATGTTGATTTGGAAAATTCCTATCCCTTTGTAAAGGAACAATAAAAGTATCTGCTAATACTGCAAAGTCATATGAAAAATCTGAATATTTAGATGGTTCTTCTCCTTCTTCCTCATTTTCTATACTTCCAAATTTTGTCAATGTATATAAGAAAATAAAATAAAATGAGTGAATTAGCCTTAGTTGCAATGGAAGATCCTTATGATTTTCTTTAATTAGTTCAAAACATTTTCTAAATAGGATTTTAAACTTTTTTGTATTTTTTTCACTAGGAAGTTTTAAGGCCAGACTTTTTAAAAAAACATTAATGGCAATCGGATCTTGAATAAATCCTGATAGTAATATAAATACGTATCTCCATTTTTTATTATCACCAAACTTTTCAATTGTTGGAAATATCAAATCATTTCCTAAAGATAGCGATTTTGAAAAAATAAAGTATGCAGTAAAATATTCTTGAAATGTCAAATGGGAGAAAGAATACTCGTTGGCAACTCTATTCACAAGAAGACCTTGCTTTCTTAGAAGATCATTTTTCAAAAACAAGTCAGAACTGATTCCCTTAAATTTTTCCTTTGATTCAAGGAAAACATTTATCTGCGAAATCAAATCATCATAAGAGAAAAACAATTTATCCTGAATGAAGTTTTTGTACGCAATTTCAGACAACAAAATTTTTTCATCAAATGGGTCAAG
The sequence above is a segment of the Bacteroidota bacterium genome. Coding sequences within it:
- a CDS encoding NACHT domain-containing protein, producing the protein MSEPWDLEEIFVKVHLLDKKLIQEYDREKVKSEFASRNQELNEAILDGFVSVNEHKNLMIIGYPGNGKSTFLKKIGLEALKGKKGNLKFRSIPILLELKNLRNSEKTIKDLVVEMFTILKFPEPETSVEKLLEKGDLLILLDGFDEIPESLMPSMYSSIQNFCDEYDKNRFVISCRINIYNQGFSFRNFKDIKITLFDDTQVKEFVNLWFKKDNKPELVPFFIKELNANSASKELSRTPVLLTLMCLMYNKNFRIPRQQNELYKEAIDVWLERWWKTKQTEDNTFLLDPFDEKILLSEIAYKNFIQDKLFFSYDDLISQINVFLESKEKFKGISSDLFLKNDLLRKQGLLVNRVANEYSFSHLTFQEYFTAYFIFSKSLSLGNDLIFPTIEKFGDNKKWRYVFILLSGFIQDPIAINVFLKSLALKLPSEKNTKKFKILFRKCFELIKENHKDLPLQLRLIHSFYFIFLYTLTKFGSIENEEEGEEPSKYSDFSYDFAVLADTFIVPLQRDRNFPNQHIYKEVFSEHEETLWELRNNKACSQSILFIEAVKENSLFSINSSKIIEKLKHLEEIYPENFPTQNEYIKLTNDVSQIILSEVGLEEILEWSKQDFGELFKIIKDYFYIYTLLLECKESASAVVIESDWKSLEDTIFNEYNKDIDNKVHSDVAP